A genomic region of Miscanthus floridulus cultivar M001 chromosome 3, ASM1932011v1, whole genome shotgun sequence contains the following coding sequences:
- the LOC136542856 gene encoding uncharacterized protein isoform X2, producing MIQVFTVGQALVIQVLVFGCLGVQIQDIGRSCSVGRENSVGDRMEAPRHHAVAGLWTAEENKQFERALAGLDLCRPDWEKVTRAIPGRTVREVVSRFNNLQLQVNVQEIKSGLVPLPVDGGGASSFTLQWDGNGGYGPGDFRHGPRGRQWRKRHHGRTPEQERKKGVPWTEEEHKTEDIYIGHDVLERIVDGSEKPSNIKFLLLQLITNFFSDELKLGHGGCGVVYKGILGNRIIAVKRLSSRHTIEDRMFYQEVQSLMRVMHFLGYCSHTEEQALELSGNLVMAQLRERLLCFEYINNGSLRDILTDELRGLDWHTRYQIIKGICEGLHHLHKENHIIHMDLKPSNILLDDQMVPKIIDFGLSRLDDKSRTMTVERLITLGYCAPEYQDHGKMSPKSDIYSLGIIVKELVTGSKEKPSIPKVLRRWKHRWNKSANRTPPLWYKQVSKCLELAIRCTDTKPTNRPDISDIICELNKVDSGSDVSDAAERLELEGMIGVEPLEIHLPLQLNKKISFSIELSNNETNGYDFAFMISTTSLRPYCMDPDRGIVPLGSKCSITITLQELEREPPHDYCRDEFSVQSTRVYGNHASSMDLDITQDVFNEEPGKVVDNVDLIVVLDMPPSSTSDQ from the exons ATGATACAGGTGTTTACCGTCGGCCAGGCTCTCGTGATACAGGTGTTGGTGTTTGGTTGTTTGGGTGTGCAGATACAGGATATAGGAAGAAGTTGTTCGGTTGGCAGAGAAAACAGCGTGGGGGACCGCATGGAAGCGCCTCGCCACCACGCCGTGGCGGGTCTCTGGACGGCGGAGGAGAACAAGCAGTTCGAGCGGGCGCTCGCCGGGCTCGACCTTTGCCGCCCGGACTGGGAGAAGGTGACGCGGGCCATCCCCGGCAGGACGGTCCGCGAGGTCGTCAGCCGCTTCAATAACCTCCAGCTCCAGGTCAACGTCCAGGAGATCAAGAGCGGCCTGGTGCCCTTGCCAGTCGACGGCGGCGGGGCCAGCTCGTTCACTCTGCAGTGGGACGGCAATGGCGGCTATGGCCCCGGGGACTTCAGGCACGGGCCTCGAGGACGGCAATGGCGGAAGCGGCACCACGGCCGCACGCCGGAGCAGGAGAGGAAGAAGGGCGTGCCATGGACAGAGGAGGAGCACAA AACGGAAGACATATATATTGGTCACGATGTCCTGGAGCGTATAGTTGATGGAAGCGAAAAGCCAAGTAATATAAAATTTTTACTTTTACAGCTTATCACGAATTTTTTTTCTGATGAGCTAAAACTTGGTCACGGTGGATGCGGAGTGGTTTACAAG GGCATTCTGGGAAATAGGATTATTGCGGTGAAGCGGCTTTCCAGCAGGCATACAATCGAAGATAGGATGTTTTACCAAGAGGTTCAAAGCTTAATGAGGGTTATGCATTTCCTAGGCTACTGTTCTCATACAGAAGAACAGGCACTAGAATTGTCAGGGAATCTTGTTATGGCTCAACTACGAGAAAGGTTGCTCTGCTTCGAGTATATAAACAATGGAAGCCTTCGGGACATTCTTACAG ATGAGTTAAGGGGCCTTGACTGGCATACACGTTATCAAATAATTAAGGGAATTTGCGAGGGTTTGCACCATCTTCATAAGGAAAACCATATTATTCATATGGATCTGAAACCTTCTAATATATTATTAGATGATCAGATGGTGCCAAAGATAATAGATTTTGGTCTATCAAGACTCGATGACAAATCGCGAACCATGACGGTGGAGCGCCTTATAACGTT AGGATATTGTGCTCCAGAATACCAGGATCATGGAAAAATGTCGCCCAAGTCAGACATTTATAGTTTGGGCATTATAGTCAAGGAGCTAGTGACCGGAAGTAAGGAGAAGCCAAGTATTCCTAAA GTACTTAGAAGGTGGAAGCACAGGTGGAATAAATCAGCAAATAGGACGCCGCCATTGTGGTACAAACAGGTGAGTAAATGCCTCGAGTTGGCTATAAGGTGCACAGACACAAAGCCAACAAATAGGCCTGATATATCGGATATAATTTGTGAGCTCAACAAAGTGGACAGTGGTTCTGATGTCAGTGACGCTGCTGAGCGGCTTGAGCTGGAGGGTATGATTGGAGTTGAGCCGCTCGAAATACACTTACCACTCCAGCTTAACAAGAAGATATCATTCTCTATTGAGCTCAGCAATAATGAGACAAATGGTTACGACTTTGCCTTCATGATCTCGACGACTAGCCTACGCCCATACTGCATGGACCCAGACAGGGGCATTGTTCCACTAGGATCCAAGTGTAGCATCACCATAACATTGCAAGAACTAGAGAGGGAACCGCCACATGATTACTGCAGGGATGAGTTCAGCGTGCAGAGCACCAGAGTGTACGGGAACCATGCGTCGTCTATGGATTTGGATATCACGCAGGACGTGTTCAATGAAGAGCCAGGTAAAGTGGTTGATAACGTAGATTTGATAGTTGTTCTAGACATGCCACCATCTTCCACAAGTGACCAGTGA
- the LOC136542856 gene encoding uncharacterized protein isoform X1: MIQVFTVGQALVIQVLVFGCLGVQIQDIGRSCSVGRENSVGDRMEAPRHHAVAGLWTAEENKQFERALAGLDLCRPDWEKVTRAIPGRTVREVVSRFNNLQLQVNVQEIKSGLVPLPVDGGGASSFTLQWDGNGGYGPGDFRHGPRGRQWRKRHHGRTPEQERKKGVPWTEEEHKPCLAGLRLRGSSGGGAAPNALAEGAASARPPEEPKPFCTYGGGTQICGFTALVPAPATEHRGRSPAKHGLSDGSMRACHYNYLGTEDIYIGHDVLERIVDGSEKPSNIKFLLLQLITNFFSDELKLGHGGCGVVYKGILGNRIIAVKRLSSRHTIEDRMFYQEVQSLMRVMHFLGYCSHTEEQALELSGNLVMAQLRERLLCFEYINNGSLRDILTDELRGLDWHTRYQIIKGICEGLHHLHKENHIIHMDLKPSNILLDDQMVPKIIDFGLSRLDDKSRTMTVERLITLGYCAPEYQDHGKMSPKSDIYSLGIIVKELVTGSKEKPSIPKVLRRWKHRWNKSANRTPPLWYKQVSKCLELAIRCTDTKPTNRPDISDIICELNKVDSGSDVSDAAERLELEGMIGVEPLEIHLPLQLNKKISFSIELSNNETNGYDFAFMISTTSLRPYCMDPDRGIVPLGSKCSITITLQELEREPPHDYCRDEFSVQSTRVYGNHASSMDLDITQDVFNEEPGKVVDNVDLIVVLDMPPSSTSDQ; this comes from the exons ATGATACAGGTGTTTACCGTCGGCCAGGCTCTCGTGATACAGGTGTTGGTGTTTGGTTGTTTGGGTGTGCAGATACAGGATATAGGAAGAAGTTGTTCGGTTGGCAGAGAAAACAGCGTGGGGGACCGCATGGAAGCGCCTCGCCACCACGCCGTGGCGGGTCTCTGGACGGCGGAGGAGAACAAGCAGTTCGAGCGGGCGCTCGCCGGGCTCGACCTTTGCCGCCCGGACTGGGAGAAGGTGACGCGGGCCATCCCCGGCAGGACGGTCCGCGAGGTCGTCAGCCGCTTCAATAACCTCCAGCTCCAGGTCAACGTCCAGGAGATCAAGAGCGGCCTGGTGCCCTTGCCAGTCGACGGCGGCGGGGCCAGCTCGTTCACTCTGCAGTGGGACGGCAATGGCGGCTATGGCCCCGGGGACTTCAGGCACGGGCCTCGAGGACGGCAATGGCGGAAGCGGCACCACGGCCGCACGCCGGAGCAGGAGAGGAAGAAGGGCGTGCCATGGACAGAGGAGGAGCACAA GCcgtgtttggccgggctccggctCCGCGGCAGCTCCGGCGGAGGAGCCGCACCAAACGCGCTGGCTGAAGGAGCCGCTTCTGCCCGTCCACCAGAGGAGCCGAAGCCCTTTTGCACGTACGGAGGCGGAACCCAGATTTGTGGCTTCACCGCTCTGGTTCCGGCTCCCGCAACGGAGCACCGCGGgcggagcccggccaaacacgGCCTTAGTGACGGATCCATGAGAGCTTGTCACTATAACTACCTAGG AACGGAAGACATATATATTGGTCACGATGTCCTGGAGCGTATAGTTGATGGAAGCGAAAAGCCAAGTAATATAAAATTTTTACTTTTACAGCTTATCACGAATTTTTTTTCTGATGAGCTAAAACTTGGTCACGGTGGATGCGGAGTGGTTTACAAG GGCATTCTGGGAAATAGGATTATTGCGGTGAAGCGGCTTTCCAGCAGGCATACAATCGAAGATAGGATGTTTTACCAAGAGGTTCAAAGCTTAATGAGGGTTATGCATTTCCTAGGCTACTGTTCTCATACAGAAGAACAGGCACTAGAATTGTCAGGGAATCTTGTTATGGCTCAACTACGAGAAAGGTTGCTCTGCTTCGAGTATATAAACAATGGAAGCCTTCGGGACATTCTTACAG ATGAGTTAAGGGGCCTTGACTGGCATACACGTTATCAAATAATTAAGGGAATTTGCGAGGGTTTGCACCATCTTCATAAGGAAAACCATATTATTCATATGGATCTGAAACCTTCTAATATATTATTAGATGATCAGATGGTGCCAAAGATAATAGATTTTGGTCTATCAAGACTCGATGACAAATCGCGAACCATGACGGTGGAGCGCCTTATAACGTT AGGATATTGTGCTCCAGAATACCAGGATCATGGAAAAATGTCGCCCAAGTCAGACATTTATAGTTTGGGCATTATAGTCAAGGAGCTAGTGACCGGAAGTAAGGAGAAGCCAAGTATTCCTAAA GTACTTAGAAGGTGGAAGCACAGGTGGAATAAATCAGCAAATAGGACGCCGCCATTGTGGTACAAACAGGTGAGTAAATGCCTCGAGTTGGCTATAAGGTGCACAGACACAAAGCCAACAAATAGGCCTGATATATCGGATATAATTTGTGAGCTCAACAAAGTGGACAGTGGTTCTGATGTCAGTGACGCTGCTGAGCGGCTTGAGCTGGAGGGTATGATTGGAGTTGAGCCGCTCGAAATACACTTACCACTCCAGCTTAACAAGAAGATATCATTCTCTATTGAGCTCAGCAATAATGAGACAAATGGTTACGACTTTGCCTTCATGATCTCGACGACTAGCCTACGCCCATACTGCATGGACCCAGACAGGGGCATTGTTCCACTAGGATCCAAGTGTAGCATCACCATAACATTGCAAGAACTAGAGAGGGAACCGCCACATGATTACTGCAGGGATGAGTTCAGCGTGCAGAGCACCAGAGTGTACGGGAACCATGCGTCGTCTATGGATTTGGATATCACGCAGGACGTGTTCAATGAAGAGCCAGGTAAAGTGGTTGATAACGTAGATTTGATAGTTGTTCTAGACATGCCACCATCTTCCACAAGTGACCAGTGA